The Triticum aestivum cultivar Chinese Spring chromosome 3A, IWGSC CS RefSeq v2.1, whole genome shotgun sequence genome includes a region encoding these proteins:
- the LOC123063741 gene encoding uncharacterized protein — protein sequence MECNKDEALRAKQIAERKFESKDLQGAKKFALKAKSLFPDLEGIMQMIITFDVYLTSELKVAGENDYYSILSVDTSADDETVKKQYRKMALLLHPDKNKSVGAEGAFQLVKEAWTVLSDKTKRLLYDQKRKVVVLQQKTAQSNRTSATQGATNGFENFAAKSPAFKPRANKPKTGPTTSAARQRPPPPPQRPPPHHQAPPPAMKDTFWTSCNKCKMNFEYLRVYINHTLLCPSCRDPFLAKEVPVPPTEDVHAVRGSNISGAPQDASTGRNFQWGPFSRAAGAASATASSSAAAQAANMVHQTYEKVKRDREEAQAVARREEAFQRKHNPLKRQADVSTNHGMGDTAFGKKMRTDAGVGSSIPSGPWAQFARMPVGTIPFSTNSAFEFQIVNGVPTWKPRPVTRLSVTKIFSKSDLKRILIDKMKSDLKEKLSEIRSRPIQVTVDGPASKKYVEVSKATVDSTAKKDVCVDPEENGSANSNGSADSTAAGNEDEDAVSYTVPDPDFHDFDKDRTEECFQSDQIWASYDDDDGMPRFYTFIQKVISLNPFKVKISYLESKTNSEFGPLSWVSSGFAKTCGDFRIAKHEICDVVNMFSHQIKWEKGPRGVVKVYPREGDIWALYRNWSPEWDGDTPDNVLHVYDLVEVLDDYDEDHGISVIPLVKVTGFRTVFQRHQNKNVIKRIPKEEMFRFSHQVPFYRLSGEEAPNVPKDSYEVDPAAIPKELLQGITETAEEAEGTSKSS from the coding sequence ATGGAGTGCAACAAGGATGAGGCCCTTAGGGCGAAGCAAATTGCAGAGAGGAAGTTTGAATCCAAGGACCTGCAGGGTGCCAAGAAATTCGCACTCAAGGCCAAGTCTCTCTTTCCGGATCTTGAGGGCATTATGCAGATGATCATCACCTTTGATGTTTACCTTACATCAGAACTGAAGGTTGCTGGTGAGAATGACTATTACTCTATCCTCTCTGTGGACACGTCAGCAGATGATGAAACTGTGAAGAAGCAGTACAGGAAGATGGCACTTCTACTCCATCCTGACAAGAACAAATCAGTGGGCGCTGAGGGTGCTTTCCAGTTGGTTAAAGAGGCATGGACTGTGTTATCTGATAAAACCAAGAGACTGTTGTATGATCAGAAAAGGAAAGTAGTTGTACTACAACAGAAGACAGCCCAATCAAATAGGACAAGTGCAACTCAAGGTGCAACCAATGGCTTCGAGAATTTCGCAGCCAAATCACCTGCTTTCAAGCCAAGAGCAAACAAGCCAAAGACAGGGCCAACAACATCTGCAGCGCGCCAGCGCCCGCCCCCACCCCCACAGCGCCCGCCTCCTCATCATCAGGCTCCACCTCCAGCAATGAAGGACACATTTTGGACCTCATGCAACAAATGCAAGATGAATTTTGAATATCTCAGAGTGTATATAAATCATACTCTTCTCTGCCCTAGCTGCCGCGACCCATTCCTTGCAAAAGAGGTACCGGTGCCACCAACTGAGGATGTTCATGCAGTACGGGGCTCAAACATCAGTGGTGCACCTCAAGATGCAAGCACTGGGAGAAATTTTCAGTGGGGTCCATTCTCAAGGGCAGCTGGTGCAGCCAGTGCTACTGCATCGTCATCTGCTGCGGCTCAAGCTGCTAATATGGTTCATCAGACATATGAGAAAGTTAAGAGAGACAGGGAGGAGGCACAGGCAGTAGCAAGAAGGGAAGAAGCTTTTCAGAGGAAGCACAATCCTCTAAAAAGGCAAGCAGATGTGTCAACGAACCATGGAATGGGCGATACTGCATTTGGAAAGAAGATGAGAACTGATGCTGGAGTTGGTTCATCCATTCCCTCAGGTCCATGGGCCCAATTTGCTAGAATGCCAGTTGGAACTATACCATTTTCAACCAACAGTGCCTTTGAGTTTCAGATTGTTAATGGTGTGCCCACTTGGAAGCCCAGGCCTGTTACTCGGCTCAGCGTAACTAAGATTTTCTCTAAGTCAGATCTTAAGAGAATTTTGATTGACAAGATGAAGAGCGATTTGAAGGAGAAGCTAAGTGAGATACGAAGTAGGCCAATCCAAGTTACCGTTGATGGTCCAGCGAGCAAGAAATATGTTGAGGTTAGCAAAGCAACAGTTGATTCTACTGCAAAGAAAGATGTTTGTGTGGATCCAGAGGAGAATGGTTCTGCTAATAGCAATGGTTCTGCTGATAGCACAGCTGCTGGAAATGAAGACGAGGACGCTGTGTCTTATACTGTTCCTGATCCTGATTTCCATGATTTTGATAAGGATCGTACCGAGGAATGTTTTCAGAGTGATCAAATTTGGGCTTCATACGACGATGATGATGGCATGCCTCGTTTCTACACATTTATCCAGAAAGTTATCTCCTTGAACCCGTTTAAGGTCAAAATAAGTTACCTCGAGTCGAAGACGAATAGTGAATTTGGACCATTGAGTTGGGTTTCTTCTGGCTTTGCAAAGACGTGTGGTGATTTCAGGATTGCCAAACATGAAATCTGTGACGTGGTCAACATGTTCTCTCACCAGATTAAATGGGAGAAAGGCCCACGTGGGGTGGTCAAAGTTTACCCACGGGAAGGCGATATCTGGGCTTTGTACCGAAACTGGTCCCCTGAATGGGATGGAGATACTCCAGACAATGTGCTGCATGTCTATGATCTGGTTGAGGTACTGGATGATTATGACGAAGATCATGGAATCTCTGTAATTCCCTTGGTTAAGGTTACTGGATTTCGGACAGTTTTTCAGCGTCACCAGAACAAGAACGTCATCAAGAGGATTCCAAAAGAGGAGATGTTTCGGTTTTCACATCAGGTCCCCTTCTATAGGTTGTCAGGGGAAGAAGCTCCAAACGTCCCCAAAGATAGCTATGAGGTAGACCCAGCTGCAATTCCGAAGGAACTTCTTCAGGGGATCACAGAAACAGCGGAGGAGGCAGAAGGAACTTCTAAATCCAGTTGA